One genomic window of Catenulispora sp. GP43 includes the following:
- a CDS encoding APC family permease, whose protein sequence is MGYGTASKKLVPRVPQRHGEGDKDHLTSFGGLAALSLDALSSVAYGPEAILLVLATAGASALRLTLPITVAITVLLAVLVISYCQVIAVHPDGGGAYAVGKKDLGATVSLLAAASLVVDYVLTVAVSLAAGAASLASVFPSLAHHILGLTLLGLVLIAAVNLYGVAESARVFMLPMLLFLGAVFAVIGAGLFRTQPVAVVGTAVPVHAVEAVSVLLVLKAFAAGCSALTGIEAIANGVPTFREPRAERAQRTELMLGALLAAMLLGLAVLIHKQHVAPRGGVTVLAQLTAGSFGTGWAYYATNIIVTLILALAANTSFGGLPVLMSLLSRDDRLPHLFGLRAERPVYRYGVVALALLAGLLLTAVHAATDRLIPLYAIGVFIGFTISQTGLVRHWFGERPPRWRLRAAINGTGAVLTGLAAVVFIATKFAAGAWVVVLTVPALMLLFARIQAYYTAVGRELDLSGPPTPTPQPTRGLVIVPVGSVSKLTEHALLAARSLADDVVAVSVWPDPERCSEFRTAWDRWDPGVRLETLVSPHRSLVHPMVGYVRQAAEGGRQIAVLIVEVQPHRWRYRILQNQRGLLLAAVLRASTDVVICTIPYRLMTR, encoded by the coding sequence GGACGCGTTGAGCTCGGTGGCGTACGGCCCGGAGGCGATACTGCTGGTCCTGGCGACGGCCGGCGCCTCCGCACTGCGCCTGACGCTGCCGATCACCGTGGCCATCACCGTGCTGCTGGCGGTGCTGGTGATCTCCTACTGCCAGGTCATCGCGGTGCATCCGGACGGCGGCGGCGCCTACGCGGTGGGCAAGAAGGACCTGGGCGCCACCGTCAGTCTGCTGGCCGCCGCCAGCCTGGTGGTCGACTACGTCCTGACCGTCGCGGTCAGCCTGGCAGCCGGTGCGGCGAGCCTGGCCTCGGTGTTCCCGTCGTTGGCGCACCACATCCTCGGCCTGACCCTGCTCGGGCTGGTCCTGATCGCGGCCGTCAACCTGTACGGCGTCGCCGAGAGCGCCCGGGTCTTCATGCTGCCGATGCTGCTCTTCCTGGGCGCCGTGTTCGCCGTCATCGGCGCCGGATTGTTCCGGACGCAGCCGGTGGCGGTGGTGGGCACCGCTGTCCCCGTCCACGCTGTAGAGGCGGTGAGCGTACTTCTGGTCCTGAAGGCCTTCGCCGCCGGCTGCTCGGCCCTGACCGGGATCGAGGCCATCGCCAACGGGGTGCCGACCTTCCGCGAACCGCGCGCCGAACGGGCTCAGCGTACTGAGCTGATGCTCGGTGCGCTGTTGGCCGCGATGCTGCTCGGGCTCGCGGTCCTGATCCACAAGCAGCACGTGGCACCGCGCGGCGGCGTCACGGTGCTGGCGCAGCTCACCGCCGGATCGTTCGGCACCGGCTGGGCCTACTACGCCACGAACATCATCGTCACGCTGATCCTGGCCCTGGCCGCGAACACCAGCTTCGGCGGTCTGCCGGTGCTGATGAGCCTGTTGTCCCGCGACGATCGCCTGCCGCACTTGTTCGGCCTACGTGCCGAGCGCCCGGTCTACCGCTACGGCGTGGTCGCGCTCGCCCTGCTGGCCGGCCTCCTGCTGACCGCGGTGCACGCGGCCACCGACCGGCTCATCCCGCTCTATGCGATCGGGGTCTTCATCGGATTCACCATCAGCCAGACAGGGCTGGTCCGCCACTGGTTCGGCGAACGCCCGCCCCGCTGGAGGCTGCGCGCGGCGATCAACGGGACCGGCGCCGTCCTGACCGGGCTGGCCGCCGTCGTGTTCATCGCGACCAAGTTCGCTGCGGGGGCCTGGGTCGTCGTGCTCACCGTGCCGGCGCTGATGCTGCTGTTCGCCCGGATCCAGGCCTACTACACGGCGGTCGGCCGCGAACTCGACCTGTCCGGACCGCCGACGCCGACGCCACAGCCGACCCGTGGCCTGGTGATCGTCCCGGTCGGAAGCGTCAGCAAACTGACCGAGCACGCGCTGCTCGCCGCCCGTTCCCTCGCCGACGACGTGGTCGCGGTCAGCGTCTGGCCGGATCCCGAGCGGTGCTCGGAATTCCGCACCGCCTGGGACCGGTGGGATCCCGGTGTCCGGCTCGAAACCCTGGTGAGTCCGCACCGGTCGCTGGTCCACCCGATGGTCGGCTACGTCCGCCAGGCGGCGGAGGGCGGCCGGCAGATCGCCGTCCTCATCGTCGAGGTCCAGCCGCACCGATGGCGCTACCGCATCCTGCAGAACCAGCGCGGCCTGCTGTTGGCGGCGGTCCTGCGCGCCAGCACCGACGTCGTCATCTGCACCATCCCCTACCGCCTCATGACCCGATAG
- a CDS encoding sigma-70 family RNA polymerase sigma factor, producing the protein GLHAVGSLDVSAATEDGTGSLPGDLLGADDRGIQNVIDRETLRPLLATLSAREKKILLMRFFRSMTQTEISQELGVSQMQVSRLLTGILGGLRTRAGCGPR; encoded by the coding sequence GGGCTGCACGCCGTGGGGTCCCTGGACGTGTCGGCCGCCACTGAGGACGGAACCGGTTCGTTGCCGGGCGACCTGCTGGGCGCCGACGACCGCGGTATTCAGAACGTCATCGATCGCGAGACCCTGCGGCCGCTGCTGGCGACACTGTCGGCACGGGAGAAGAAGATCCTGCTCATGCGCTTCTTCCGGAGCATGACGCAGACCGAGATCAGCCAGGAGCTCGGAGTCTCGCAGATGCAGGTCTCCCGTCTCCTCACCGGGATCCTCGGCGGGCTCAGAACACGCGCCGGCTGCGGCCCGCGGTAG